In Castanea sativa cultivar Marrone di Chiusa Pesio chromosome 6, ASM4071231v1, a single window of DNA contains:
- the LOC142639762 gene encoding uncharacterized protein LOC142639762, producing MPQVEAYDGSKDPLDHLESFKTLMHLLGVADEIMCRAFPTALRGLARVWFSRLTPNSISIFKELSAQFASHFIGGHRYKKSTTCLMNNKQWEDEKLRSYITLLNKEALSIDETNDKILVAAFTNRLWKGKFLFSLYKNNTKIMSDVLYRATKYMNAKDTLLA from the coding sequence ATGCCACAAGTAGAAGCTTACGATGGGTCAAAGGATCCTTTGGACCATCTGGAGTCATTCAAGACCCTCATGCACCTACTTGGAGTAGCggacgagatcatgtgtcgAGCTTTTCCCACTGCACTGAGAGGTCTCGCAAGAGTGTGGTTTAGTAGGTTGACGCCAAACTCTATCAGTATCTTCAAAGAGTTGAGCGCCCAGTTTGCCTCGCACTTTATTGGGGGACACAGGTACAAGAAGTCTACTACATGCTTGATGAATAACAAGCAGTGGGAGGATGAGAAACTGAGATCTTACATCACCCTCTTGAACAAAGAGGCCCTCTCGATTGATGAAACCAACGACAAAATACTCGTGGCTGCATTCACCAACAGGTTATGGAAaggaaagtttttgttttctttatacaAGAACAACACAAAAATCATGTCGGATGTACTTTATAGGGCTACTAAATACATGAACGCAAAAGACACGTTGCTCGCCTGA